The following are from one region of the Stigmatella ashevillena genome:
- the pbpC gene encoding penicillin-binding protein 1C, translated as MPLPRITQRRLVRGLLLLLSLLGAGGAAAWLVPLPERLASPHSAVIEYRDGTPAHVFLAPDERWRVLTRVEDVDPAYVRALLALEDRRFPWHPGVDPLAVVRAGVSNVVRGRRVSGASTLTMQLVRVLEPRPRTLFSKIIESFRAVQLELRMSKEALLASYLQFVPYGRNVEGVEAASLAYFGHRATHLSAAEIATLLAVPQNPNRRFPTPENAGRLKVARDDIARRLLAEGALPLGPLSGQVTPGEAQAEVLATPVPRTLMPFPREAPHAAVWLRAQRPDVSRVRTTLEAGTQRLAERLMRDAAGELRPRGIYNGVAVVVDHTSAEVLALVGNFDFFDKRHGGQIAGFATPRSPGSALKPLLYAMGIDRGLMLPEHLVADTPESYGGYAPRNFDGRFMGLVRMEYALSQSLNIPFVRLLKGLGVERFLGTLRQAGVDSLASEPGHYGLSAAVGGLEVTPLELAGVYVALARDGRASVLKVLEEGVPASTPQELFSPGAAWLTRRALSLKDRPDFPARRKLTGIPAQVHWKTGTSFGHRDAWAAGSGPRHTAVVWLGNFDSSPSVHLVGADAAGPLLFDMLEAIGPRGLATEADVAVPPSDLTRVEVCAYSGHLPTEACVQRREVYARRESVPTQRCPYHQKVEVDASTGLSVSPLCRAGREVESRVYLSWPASIRRWLTEQHRSLPTPPAYAPGCEPGGAEHPPEILSPSEGQVALLIPGVAPEQQEVPLEAEAANDRELTWFVNGKFLGRARAAERLWWTPAQGTHEILVTDDRGLTSRRLLVVRERH; from the coding sequence ATGCCCTTGCCCCGCATCACCCAGAGACGGCTCGTTCGGGGGTTGCTGCTCCTCCTCTCCCTGCTGGGAGCAGGAGGGGCGGCGGCCTGGCTCGTGCCGCTGCCGGAGCGTCTGGCGTCGCCGCACTCGGCGGTCATCGAGTACCGGGATGGGACGCCCGCGCACGTCTTTCTCGCCCCGGATGAGCGGTGGCGCGTGCTGACCCGGGTCGAGGACGTAGATCCGGCGTACGTGCGGGCCCTGCTCGCCCTGGAGGACAGGCGCTTCCCCTGGCATCCCGGGGTGGATCCGCTGGCGGTGGTGCGGGCGGGCGTCTCCAACGTGGTGCGGGGGCGCCGGGTGTCCGGGGCTTCGACCCTCACCATGCAACTGGTGCGCGTGCTGGAGCCCCGGCCTCGCACCCTGTTCTCGAAGATCATCGAGTCCTTCCGGGCGGTGCAACTCGAGCTGAGGATGTCCAAGGAGGCCCTGTTGGCCTCCTACCTCCAGTTCGTGCCTTACGGACGCAACGTGGAGGGCGTGGAGGCGGCGTCGCTGGCGTACTTCGGACACCGCGCCACGCACTTGAGCGCGGCGGAGATCGCCACGCTGCTGGCGGTGCCTCAGAACCCGAACCGGCGGTTTCCCACCCCTGAGAACGCGGGCCGGTTGAAGGTGGCCCGGGATGACATCGCGCGCAGGCTGTTGGCGGAGGGCGCGTTGCCGTTGGGGCCTCTGAGCGGCCAGGTGACGCCGGGCGAAGCCCAGGCCGAGGTGCTGGCGACGCCCGTGCCGCGGACCTTGATGCCGTTTCCCCGCGAGGCGCCCCATGCGGCGGTGTGGTTGAGGGCCCAGCGGCCGGACGTGTCCCGGGTGCGCACCACGCTGGAGGCGGGAACGCAGCGGTTGGCCGAGCGGCTCATGCGCGATGCGGCGGGGGAGCTGCGCCCCCGGGGCATCTACAACGGGGTGGCGGTGGTGGTGGACCACACGAGCGCGGAGGTGCTCGCGCTGGTGGGCAACTTTGACTTCTTCGACAAGCGCCACGGTGGGCAGATTGCTGGCTTCGCCACGCCGCGCTCGCCCGGCTCGGCGCTCAAGCCGCTCCTGTATGCGATGGGCATCGACCGGGGGTTGATGCTGCCGGAGCACCTCGTGGCGGACACGCCCGAGTCCTATGGCGGCTATGCGCCGCGCAACTTCGATGGACGCTTCATGGGGCTGGTGCGGATGGAGTACGCGCTGTCCCAGTCGCTCAACATCCCCTTCGTGCGGCTGCTGAAGGGCCTCGGCGTGGAGCGCTTCCTGGGCACGCTGCGCCAGGCAGGGGTGGACAGCCTGGCCTCCGAGCCCGGCCACTATGGCCTGTCCGCGGCGGTGGGCGGCCTGGAGGTGACACCGCTGGAGCTGGCGGGGGTGTACGTGGCGCTCGCGCGGGATGGCCGCGCCTCCGTGCTGAAGGTGCTGGAGGAGGGTGTGCCTGCCTCCACGCCCCAGGAGCTGTTCTCACCCGGGGCTGCCTGGCTCACCCGGCGGGCGCTGTCGCTGAAGGACCGGCCCGACTTTCCTGCCCGGCGCAAGCTGACAGGCATTCCCGCGCAGGTGCATTGGAAGACGGGGACGAGCTTTGGCCACCGCGATGCGTGGGCGGCGGGCTCGGGCCCCCGGCACACGGCGGTGGTCTGGCTGGGCAACTTCGACAGCTCGCCCAGCGTGCACCTCGTGGGCGCGGACGCGGCGGGCCCCTTGCTCTTCGACATGCTGGAGGCCATCGGGCCCCGCGGGCTGGCCACGGAGGCGGACGTGGCGGTGCCCCCCTCGGACCTGACGCGCGTGGAGGTCTGCGCTTATTCGGGACACCTGCCGACGGAGGCTTGCGTGCAGCGCCGCGAGGTGTACGCGCGGCGCGAGTCGGTGCCCACCCAGCGATGCCCCTACCACCAGAAGGTGGAGGTGGATGCGAGCACCGGGCTGTCGGTGAGCCCGCTGTGCCGGGCGGGCCGCGAGGTGGAGTCCCGCGTGTACCTCTCGTGGCCGGCCAGCATCCGCCGCTGGCTGACGGAGCAGCACCGCAGCCTGCCCACGCCGCCCGCGTACGCGCCCGGCTGCGAGCCGGGGGGGGCCGAACACCCGCCGGAGATCCTCTCGCCTTCCGAGGGCCAGGTGGCGCTCCTGATTCCAGGCGTGGCCCCCGAGCAGCAGGAAGTGCCGCTGGAAGCGGAGGCCGCGAACGATCGCGAGCTGACGTGGTTCGTGAATGGGAAGTTCCTGGGCCGGGCCCGGGCGGCCGAGCGGCTCTGGTGGACGCCTGCCCAAGGAACGCACGAGATTCTCGTCACCGACGATCGGGGGCTCACCTCCCGGCGCCTGCTCGTCGTGCGCGAGCGGCACTGA
- a CDS encoding RNA polymerase sigma factor, which yields MNPTDPKSPPPLSIPEIRRGNLDAAKRKEDPRIQAVLQGHREAAESLLEEMLPRVRNLVRYLVKGDSEAEDLAQEALLAVLRGLPSYRGEGTFRSWTDRVVARTVFSGLKRERNENPRRSEEAVELVAVPSADAPLDEYVHRRHMVTLLDRIPAEQRHALVLHHVMELSVPEIASELGVPFETVRSRLRLGRTALRTLAEKKAVKEAEEKES from the coding sequence GTGAACCCGACTGACCCGAAGTCACCCCCACCGCTCTCCATCCCGGAAATAAGAAGGGGGAACCTGGATGCGGCAAAGCGGAAAGAAGATCCCCGGATCCAGGCAGTCCTCCAAGGACACCGCGAGGCGGCTGAGTCCTTGCTGGAGGAGATGTTGCCCCGGGTGCGCAACCTGGTTCGTTATCTCGTGAAAGGAGACTCAGAAGCTGAGGATCTGGCCCAGGAAGCGCTGCTCGCCGTGTTGCGAGGGTTGCCCTCGTACCGGGGCGAGGGAACGTTCCGGTCGTGGACGGATCGGGTGGTTGCCCGGACGGTCTTCTCAGGCCTCAAGCGGGAGCGGAACGAGAACCCGCGACGGAGCGAGGAGGCGGTGGAACTGGTGGCGGTTCCCTCGGCGGACGCGCCCTTGGATGAGTACGTTCACCGGCGTCACATGGTGACGCTGTTGGACCGCATCCCCGCCGAGCAGCGTCACGCGTTGGTGCTCCACCACGTGATGGAGTTGAGCGTGCCGGAGATTGCCTCGGAGCTGGGTGTCCCTTTCGAGACTGTGAGGAGCCGGCTCCGGCTGGGGCGTACGGCCCTGCGGACCCTGGCGGAGAAAAAGGCAGTGAAGGAAGCGGAGGAGAAGGAGTCCTGA